In the Aquimarina spinulae genome, TTTGTATATGACGACTCAGAGCATTACTCTATTTTACAAGAAAAAGGTCTTGATGAATATGCCATTATTGTAGATTCTGTCTCTAAACGATACAGCATGTGTGGAGCCCGTATTGGATGTATGATAAGTAAAAACAAAAGTGTAATGGAAACTGCTATGAAATTTGCACAAGCACGACTAAGCCCTCCTACTCTTGCGCAAATTGCTAGTGAAGCGGCTTTAGGAGCGCCAGAATCTTATTATACAGAAACGGTTGAAAAATACAAATTAAGGAGAGATACCTTGGTTGCCGGACTTAGAGAAATTCCAGGAGTAAAAGTAGGAGTTCCTAAAGGTGCTTTTTACTGTATTGCCGAATTACCAATCGAAGATGCTGATCATTTTGCACAATGGCTTCTAGATGAATTTGATTTAGATAAACAAACTATTATGGTAGCACCAGCTTCTGGATTTTATTCGGGACCTAACAAGGGGAAAAATCAAGTAAGAATAGCATATGTTTTAAATCGAAGAGATCTTAAAAAGGCAATTGAAATATTAAAAATAGCTCTTGAAAAATACAATAATCAATGAGGCGAACATTAAAAAATTAAACCTATTTTCCCAAAAGGAAATGTTTAAGATTTTTAATGAGAGAACGTAGTGATTACACATGTTCTCAATTTTATAATTAATTTATCATCAAATAATTACTAAAATTTAAACGTGTGGAAATTGAATATAATAAATCTTTAAAAAAATACAATACTTTTGGGATTGACGTTGTTGCAGCAGAATTTGCGGCTATTACATCAGAATCCGAACTCGATACAATGCTCTTAAAAAATAATAAAAATCCACTTTTTATTTTGAGCGGCGGAAGCAATATGCTATTGACAAAAAATCTAGACATGTTAGTGTTGCACATTGCTATAAAAGGAATTACAGCTATAGAAGAATCAGACAAATATGTATCTGTATCTGCAAATGCAGGAGAAAACTGGCATGACTTTGTACAATACTGTATCAAAAATAATTATGGAGGCTTAGAAAATTTATCTCTAATTCCCGGATATGTAGGTAGTGCCCCTATTCAAAATATTGGCGCTTATGGTGTAGAACTTAAAGATACAATGACAAGTTGCGAAGCAATCAATATCAATACCCGAAAGAAACATATCTTTTCAAAAAAAGATTGCAAATTCGGATATCGCAACTCTATTTTTAAAAACGATGTAAAAGGTGAATACATAATCACCAAGGTCACTTTTAGATTAACTAAAAAAGAACATACTCTTAATACAAGCTATGGTGCAATAGAAAATGCTTTAGTAAATAGGGAAATTACCCAACCCACAATTAAAGACGTTTCTGAAGCAGTAATTGCTATACGAAAAAGCAAACTTCCCGATCCCTCACAAATAGGAAACAGTGGTAGTTTTTTTAAAAATCCTGTTGTTGATGTTAAACATTTTACCAAGCTTCAAAAGGCATATCCTAACATTCCTTTTTATAAAATAGATGAAGAACATATTAAAATTCCTGCAGGCTGGCTGATCGAACAATCTGGTTTTAAGGGAAAACGTTGGGGTGATGCAGGAGTGCATGAAAAACAAGCTTTGGTTTTAGTAAACTACGATAATGCCTCTGGAAATGAAATTTTGAATGTATCTAAAAGAATCTTAACCGACATAAAAGAAAAATTTGATATTCTTCTGGAAACTGAAGTCAATATTATATAATACAATATTGAGACGTTAATAAATATATCTAATCAAAAAAGGTTAATATTAATCAAGAATTGACACATTATTCTTAATTTTTTGTTTAATAGCTTCTTAGCCATACATTCTTTGTATCTTTGTAATCAATTTTGATTTTTTATATTATTATGAAGCTTTTATTACTTACAATTGTTTTATTACTATTAGCATTTGGTGGTATTGCAATTAAACTATGGGCGAAAAAAGATGGTAAATTTGCTGGTACTTGCGCAAGTCAAAGTCCATTTTTAAATAAAGAAGGGGAATCATGTTCTCTTTGTGGCAAAACTCCGGATCAGTACTCAAGCTGTAACGAAGAAAAACACACTAAATAGTTTCTTATCGATTATCTATTTCACTCAAAAACAATGTATTGAAAAAAGAAGACTCTATCCTTTTAGAAGATCATATCAAAAAAGCTAAAGAAGGGAAACAAATATCTTTTAATTATCTTCTTGATACTTTTTGGAATGATGTGTACAATTTTCAGTTAAAAAAAACTCAGGATGAGTACGAAGCTGAGGATATTACTATACAAAGTTTTTCTCGAGCATTTGACAAAATTAACACGTTTAAAGAAGAATACAACTTTAAAACATGGTTGATTCAGATCTCAAAAAACATACATATAGATCTATTGCGAAAAAAAAATGCATCAATACAGTCCAAAACCACGACACAAGTAGATGATGCCGTATATAAAATCATCGATCATAACCCAACCCCAGAAGATAAACTAATTACCGAGCAAAATTTAGCTCAATTACTGCTCTACATTAAACAACTAAAACCTAATTACCAAAAAGTAATTAACCTAAGATATTTTCAGGAATTAAGTTATAAAGAAATTGCTGATCATCTCAATGAACCTATAAACAATGTTAAAGTAAAGTTATTGAGGGCCAGAAAACTACTTTCTGAAATAATTACCAATGCAAAACACTAATTCATAAACGAAAAACTATCGCAAGGTAAAAGAAGTAAACCTTTTGATAACGCTATACAATGGATCAATCCATTTGTCGTTGATCTTTTTATCGTATTTCACAAACTTTTGTATCAATCCTTTTGGCGCAGAAATCTCTTTTTCTAT is a window encoding:
- the murB gene encoding UDP-N-acetylmuramate dehydrogenase, which encodes MEIEYNKSLKKYNTFGIDVVAAEFAAITSESELDTMLLKNNKNPLFILSGGSNMLLTKNLDMLVLHIAIKGITAIEESDKYVSVSANAGENWHDFVQYCIKNNYGGLENLSLIPGYVGSAPIQNIGAYGVELKDTMTSCEAININTRKKHIFSKKDCKFGYRNSIFKNDVKGEYIITKVTFRLTKKEHTLNTSYGAIENALVNREITQPTIKDVSEAVIAIRKSKLPDPSQIGNSGSFFKNPVVDVKHFTKLQKAYPNIPFYKIDEEHIKIPAGWLIEQSGFKGKRWGDAGVHEKQALVLVNYDNASGNEILNVSKRILTDIKEKFDILLETEVNII
- a CDS encoding membrane or secreted protein produces the protein MKLLLLTIVLLLLAFGGIAIKLWAKKDGKFAGTCASQSPFLNKEGESCSLCGKTPDQYSSCNEEKHTK
- a CDS encoding RNA polymerase sigma factor, whose protein sequence is MKKEDSILLEDHIKKAKEGKQISFNYLLDTFWNDVYNFQLKKTQDEYEAEDITIQSFSRAFDKINTFKEEYNFKTWLIQISKNIHIDLLRKKNASIQSKTTTQVDDAVYKIIDHNPTPEDKLITEQNLAQLLLYIKQLKPNYQKVINLRYFQELSYKEIADHLNEPINNVKVKLLRARKLLSEIITNAKH